The stretch of DNA ACAATAAACTAATTACTATAAAACAAACAACTAAAGTATGTTTCCATTTTTATCAGATTTAATCAATTACCTTTTTGGAACCAACTTGGTTTTACCGTTTCCAATGTTTGGATTTATGGTGGCTATTGCCTTTGTAGCTGCAAATCAGTTTTTTGTTTTTGAAATGAAACGAAAAGAACAATTGGGTTTGTTATTTCCAATTGAAGAATCAGTAATTAAAGGTGCAAAAGCTAGTTTAATGGAATTAGCTAGTAATGCTCTTTTTGGTTTTGTTATAGGATTCAAAATTTTAGAGGCCATTTTAAATTACGATGAATTGGCTGCTAATCCACAAACATTTATTTTATCATCTAGAGGTAACTGGTTAGGCGGAATTGCTCTTGCAGCTATTATGGTTTATTTAAAATACCGAGAAGCTGAAAAAAACAAATTACCAGAGCCAAAAACGATTATTGAAAAAGTTCATCCATTTCAATTGGTTGGAACAATGACATTTATTGCTGCTATCGGCGGTATTTTGGGTGCTAAAATTTTCGATATGGTGGAGGATTTACCCCGTTTAATTGCTCATCCTATTGATACCATTTTATCAGGAAGTGGACTAAGTATTTATGGC from Flavobacteriales bacterium encodes:
- a CDS encoding prolipoprotein diacylglyceryl transferase — translated: MFPFLSDLINYLFGTNLVLPFPMFGFMVAIAFVAANQFFVFEMKRKEQLGLLFPIEESVIKGAKASLMELASNALFGFVIGFKILEAILNYDELAANPQTFILSSRGNWLGGIALAAIMVYLKYREAEKNKLPEPKTIIEKVHPFQLVGTMTFIAAIGGILGAKIFDMVEDLPRLIAHPIDTILSGSGLSIYGGLIIGGGSVLYYAKKKGLKPLHVVDACAPALLLAYGIGRIGCQLSGDGDWGMPNDAPMPEWLSFLPEWTWAFDYPGNVLGINLQEDFTQMGLVSITGKAWPTPFYETIMSFIAFGILWLSRKKIHVAGVMTSLYLILNGVERFFIEKIRINPDYNVFGFKATQAEIIAVIFILIGVVGIYYFNKISTKKLA